A window from Grus americana isolate bGruAme1 unplaced genomic scaffold, bGruAme1.mat scaffold_75, whole genome shotgun sequence encodes these proteins:
- the LOC129200997 gene encoding electroneutral sodium bicarbonate exchanger 1-like, whose translation MVLAHRLLLLVALQAWDAQAAPKRAQGADEGIGSAYRASRLDPGYEPRGYPRARVDQATWWNPVPEPGGHPRGGVKPFPSQGSREAELHLSVSQVTQVSGLLQSVWKAEPDTLLPSLQELFAVISTAGELFGGLILDVKRKAPWFWSDFRDGLSLQCLASFLFLFCACMSPVITFGGLLGEATDGHISAMESLLGASMTGVVYSLFAGQPLTILGSTGPVLVFEKILYKFCKEYALSYLSLRACIGLWTAFFCIVLVATDASCLVCYITRFTEEAFASLICIIFIYEALEKLSHLRETYPVHMHSKLDFLTVYYCKCEAPSHPSKATLRFWESNEIDVSGIAWENLTVTECRYLHGEFHGPACGRNGPYAPNVLFWCCILFFSTFVLSSFLKKFKSSRYFPTRVRSTISDFAVFLTIVIMVLTDFMTGIPSPKLHIPHTFKPTRDDRGWFISPTGPNPWWTVVAALIPALLCTILIFMDQQITALIVNRKEHRLKKGCGYHLDLFMVAVMLGVCSVMGLPWFVAATVLSITHVNSLKVESGCSAPGEQPKFLGIREQRVTGLMIFVLMGCSVFFTSVLKFIPMPVLYGVFLYMGVSSLRGIQFFDRLKLFGMPAKHQPDFIYLRHVPLRKVHFFTMIQLICLVLLWAIKVSRAAIIFPMMVLALVFVRKVMDFCFSKRELSFLDDLMPESKQKKLDDAKNEAKEEEESQKVMEAAAANWVQLKVGKTSDLDIPQQSSDRTDPSEINIWDEMSKTTVWKTLPMNTETV comes from the exons ATGGTTCTCGCccaccgcctcctcctcctggtggcCCTGCAAGCCTGGGATGCCCAGGCTGCTCCGAAACGAGCGCAGGGAGCAG ATGAGGGCATTGGCAGTGCTTATCGAGCTTCTCGGCTGGATCCTGGTTATGAGCCTCGGGGGTATCCCAGAG CCCGTGTCGATCAAGCTACTTGGTGGAATCCTGTTCCTGAGCCGGGGGGGCATCCCAGAG GAGGAGTAAAACCATTCCCGAGCCAGGGCAGCCGGGAGGCCGAGCTGCACCTCTCCGTCTCGCAGGTGACACAGGTCAGCGGGCTGCTGCAGAGCGTCTGGAAGGCCGAGCCCGACacgctgctgccctccctgcaggaACTCTTCGCTGTCATCTCCACCGCTGGTGA gctctTTGGAGGTTTGATCCTGGACGTGAAGCGCAAAGCCCCGTGGTTCTGGAGCGACTTTCGGGATGGTCTGAGCCTGCAGTGTCTggcgtccttcctcttcctcttctgtgcctgcatgtCCCCTGTCATCACCTTCGGGGGACTGCTGGGGGAGGCGACCGATGGCCACATC AGTGCCATGGAGTCACTGCTGGGCGCATCCATGACCGGCGTGGTGTATTCCCTCTTTGCTGGCCAACCTCTCACCATCCTTGGCAGCACTGGACCCGTCCTCGTGTTCGAAAAGATCCTCtacaaattctgcaa GGAGTACGCGCTCTCCTATCTCTCTCTGCGGGCCTGCATCGGGCTGTGGACTGCCTTCTTCTGCATAGTGCTGGTGGCCACCGACGCCAGCTGTTTGGTGTGCTACATCACCCGCTTCACCGAAGAAGCCTTCGCCTCcctcatctgcatcatcttcatctacgaggctctggagaagctgagtcaCCTGCGAGAGACCTAccctgtgcacatgcacagcaagctcGACTTCCTCACCGTCTACta ctgtaagTGTGAGGCACCAAGCCATCCCAGCAAGGCAACCCTGCGTTTCTGGGAGAGCAACGAGATCGACGTGTCTGGCATCGCCTGGGAAAACCTCACGGTGACT gaatgTCGGTATTTGCATGGAGAGTTTCACGGACCTGCCTGTGGACGCAATGGCCCCTACGCGCCTAATGTCCTCTTCTGGTGCtgcatcctcttcttctccacctttGTCCTGTCGAGCTTCttgaagaagtttaaaagcagccgTTACTTCCCAACCAGA GTGCGGTCCACAATaagtgactttgctgttttcctcaccatCGTCATCATGGTGCTCACTGACTTCATGACTGGGATCCCGTCACCGAAGCTCCACATCCCCCATACGTTCAAG CCTACCAGAGACGACCGCGGGTGGTTCATCAGCCCCACAGGACCCAACCCTTGGTGGACGGTGGTGGCTGcgctcatcccagctctgctttgcaccatcTTGATATTCATGGACCAGCAGATCACTGCTCTTATCGTGAACaggaaggagcacaggctgaag AAAGGATGCGGGTACCACCTGGACCTCTTCATGGTGGCCGTGATGCTGGGGGTGTGCTCCGTGATGGGGCTGCCGTGGTTTGTGGCTGCGACCGTCCTGTCCATCACCCACGTGAATAGCCTCAAAGTGGagtctggctgctcagctccaggagaaCAGCCCAAGTTTCTGGGGATACGAGAGCAGAGAGTCACTGGCTTGATGATCTTTGTGCTCATGGGCTGCTCAGTCTTCTTCACTTCGGTGTTaaag tttATACCAATGCCTGTGCTTTATGGCGTCTTTCTCTACATGGGTGTGTCGTCGCTCAGAGGAATTCAG ttcttcgATCGCTTGAAGCTGTTTGGGATGCCGGCGAAACACCAGCCGGATTTCATCTACCTGCGGCACGTCCCCTTGCGAAAGGTGCATTTCTTCACCATGATCCAGCTGATCTGCCTCGTCCTGCTCTGGGCCATCAAGGTGTCGCGTGCCGCCATCATCTTCCCCATGATG GTTTTGGCTCTCGTTTTTGTCCGGAAAGTGATGGATTTCTGCTTCTCGAAGCGAGAGCTCAGCTTTCTGGATGACCTTatgccagaaagcaagcagaagaagtTGGACGATgccaaaaatgaagccaaagaagaagag GAGTCCCAGAAGGtgatggaagctgctgctgcaaattggGTTCAACTGAAAGTGGGGAAGACCAGCGACTTGGAtatcccacagcaaagcagcgaCAG gacCGATCCTTCCGAGATTAATATCTGGGATGAAATGTCGAAAACGACCGTGTGGAAGACTCTCcctatgaacacagaaacagtctga